In Solanum stenotomum isolate F172 chromosome 6, ASM1918654v1, whole genome shotgun sequence, one DNA window encodes the following:
- the LOC125868281 gene encoding lecithin-cholesterol acyltransferase-like 1 produces the protein MKILIIFIISTMLSTNCQAITTNLNPLILIPGAGGNQLEARLTSKYKPTSLLCNKLYPLNKDSEGWFRIWFDPSILLSPFTKCFNQRMKLYYQTQLDDYYNNPGVETRITHFGSTKSLLYLHPYLQKITAYMEPLVKALEEVGYRDGENLFGAPYDFRYGLAADGHPSHVGSKFLEDLKELIESASNSNGGKPVILVSHSLGGLYVQQLLVRNPKSWSQKYIKHFIALATPWGGTVMQMLTFASGNTLGVPLVNPLLVREEQRSSESNMWLLPSPKVFNTKSPLVVTTNVTYSAHDIPEFLKNIGFPEGVLPYTSRILPLVDNLVTSTDQVPITCVIGCGVKTPETLLYADGDFDKLPEIVYGDGDGTVNMISLLSFESNKSTYQHLKVIKIQGVSHTGILKDEIALEKIVEEISCINSDISLVSKA, from the exons ATGAAAATCCtaatcatattcataatatCAACAATGTTGTCCACTAATTGCCAAGCAATTACTACTAATCTCAACCCTCTAATCTTGATACCAGGAGCTGGTGGAAACCAATTAGAAGCAAGATTAACTTCAAAGTACAAGCCTACAAGCTTATTGTGCAACAAATTGTATCCATTAAATAAAGATAGTGAAGGTTGGTTTAGGATATGGTTTGATCCAAGTATACTTTTGTCACCCTTCACAAAGTGTTTTAATCAAAGGATGAAGCTTTATTATCAAACACAATTAGATGATTATTATAATAATCCTGGTGTTGAGACTAGGATTACACATTTTGGTTCTACTAAATCCCTTCTTTATCTTCATCCTTATCTACA GAAAATTACAGCATATATGGAGCCACTTGTGAAGGCTTTGGAAGAAGTAGGCTATAGAGATGGTGAAAATCTGTTTGGAGCACCATACGATTTTCGTTATGGTTTAGCTGCAGACGGTCATCCAAGTCATGTTGGTTCGAAATTTCTAGAGGACTTGAAAGAACTGATAGAAAGTGCAAGTAATTCAAATGGAGGTAAACCTGTTATTCTTGTTTCTCACAGTTTAGGTGGTTTATATGTCCAGCAACTACTCGTTCGGAATCCAAAATCCTGGAGTCAAAAATACATCAAACACTTTATAGCATTGGCCACACCATGGGGAGGAACAGTTATGCAAATGCTCACTTTTGCTTCTGGTAACACACTTGGTGTGCCTTTAGTTAATCCATTACTCGTAAGGGAAGAACAGAGGAGTTCTGAAAGTAATATGTGGCTTTTGCCTTCTCCGAAAGTGTTTAACACTAAATCACCACTTGTTGTTACCACTAATGTTACATACTCAGCTCATGACATCCCGGAATTCCTTAAGAATATCGGGTTTCCTGAAGGGGTTTTGCCTTATACATCGCGTATTTTGCCCTTGGTTGACAATTTGGTAACTAGTACTGATCAAGTGCCTATCACTTGTGTAATTGGTTGTGGGGTTAAAACTCCCGAGACGTTGCTGTATGCAGATGGGGATTTTGATAAGTTGCCTGAGATTGTGTATGGGGATGGAGATGGTACTGTTAATATGATAAGCTTGTTGAGTTTTGAATCAAATAAGAGTACTTACCAGCATCTTAAAGTCATCAAGATACAAGGAGTTTCACATACAGGTATACTAAAAGATGAAATTGCACTTGAGAAAATAGTTGAAGAGATTTCTTGTATTAACTCTGATATTTCACTAGTTTCAAAAGCTTGA
- the LOC125869186 gene encoding uncharacterized protein LOC125869186, giving the protein MVSISSWRSDLVTGVLCPKIHGVYPRLPSHIVSYKRSTLKSPDCVQPVSRKVPGRSITHLSLAGRAVKCASFVERNYQSSVNDDEDPFWINATKQAVWAAKSILEFLVEQPSQLKYIEWPGFQSTLKTAILALVLVGLFIIALFSIDSALSYMLALFLRRAA; this is encoded by the exons ATGGTCAGTATTTCCAGCTGGCGTTCGGATCTGGTTACAG GTGTACTCTGCCCCAAAATTCATGGAGTCTATCCAAGATTGCCGTCCCATATTGTGAGTTACAAGAGGAGCACACTCAAAAGTCCTGATTGCGTTCAGCCTGTGTCTAGAAAG GTTCCTGGTAGAAGCATTACGCATTTGTCTCTTGCTGGTCGTGCTGTCAAATGTGCTTCATTTGTAGAAAGAAACTATCAATCTAGTGTCAATGATGATGAGGATCCATTTTGGATAAATGCTACAAAGCAAGCTGTCTG GGCTGCAAAATCTATATTGGAATTCTTGGTTGAGCAGCCAAGTCAGCTGAAGTACATAGAGTGGCCTGGATTTCAAAGCACG CTGAAGACTGCAATACTGGCACTTGTTCTAGTTGGGCTGTTTATCATTGCTttattttctattgattctgCATTGTCTTACATGTTGGCTCTATTTTTGCGGAGAGCAGCATGA
- the LOC125866608 gene encoding uncharacterized protein LOC125866608 — MVWCNYLCDYCARLIRPYCYGDLVCCNLCGKVLDEDNFGKTMVRHKSKEIDPAIEKTYEETIEEDIKYGEDTTYTEIEEKCNSRRVWCDHCVQSISEPHYFVNKICCSDCGKVLEDNIHFIPR, encoded by the exons ATGGTTTGGTGCAATTATTTGTGCGATTATTGTGCAAGACTTATTCGACCCTATTGTTATGGTGACTTAGT ATGTTGTAATTTGTGTGGAAAAGTCCTTGATGAAgataattttggcaaaactaTGGTACGacataag AGTAAGGAAATTGATCCCGCAATAGAAAAAACCTACGAAGAAACGATTGAGGAAGACATAAAGTATGGAGAGGATACAACTTACACAGAGATAGAAGAAAAAT GTAATTCAAGAAGAGTTTGGTGCGATCATTGTGTGCAGTCAATAAGTGAACCCCACTATTTTGTTAACAAAAT ATGTTGTTCCGACTGTGGGAAAGTCCTTGAAgataatattcattttatccCACGATAG
- the LOC125869239 gene encoding stigma-specific STIG1-like protein 2, translated as MKVTKILISLAITMAFAITIITTTTTTTNITGDKKAPIPTLPPLKRKLVASRFLAEQEKPKNPRAADHCHKDNEICTTLEIGGTNTTCCNNKCIDLLYDDHNCGACKKKCPFTETCCRGECVNLSFDKRHCGYCNNRCMTGGYCFYGMCDYA; from the coding sequence ATGAAGGTGACGAAAATCTTAATATCCCTCGCCATCACCATGGCGTTCGCCATAACTatcatcaccaccaccaccaccactacTAATATTACGGGGGACAAAAAAGCACCAATTCCCACATTGCCCCCGTTGAAGAGAAAATTAGTAGCAAGTCGTTTTCTCGCAGAACAAGAGAAGCCAAAAAATCCTAGAGCAGCCGATCACTGCCACAAGGATAACGAAATATGTACCACTCTTGAAATTGGCGGTACAAACACAACATGCTGCAACAATAAATGTATCGATCTATTGTACGATGACCATAATTGTGGTGCATGCAAGAAGAAATGTCCGTTTACGGAGACTTGTTGTAGGGGTGAATGTGTAAATTTGTCTTTTGATAAAAGGCATTGTGGATATTGCAACAACAGGTGCATGACAGGTGGATATTGTTTTTATGGAATGTGTGATTACGCCTAA
- the LOC125867631 gene encoding leucine-rich repeat receptor-like serine/threonine-protein kinase BAM1, with protein sequence MARLVNSIFFTFLYISFIYTLSPYVNATTSQSDIQVLVAIKTSIDPFSITPDSFLSSWDFNLDPCETTGASFLGILCTVPDQVDTNATSRIIEIDLEGDGLEGFLTSSIGNLTELVTLNLGRNKFRGPVPESITNLRKLTSLQLYENFFSGSLVDDIGVLTKLETLDVSNNRLSGSIPSSITSLRSLTRLDLSNNEFTGKIPQLNGLWQLSSFDISNNQIYGNLPQFPLKIKTLSLSHNLLSGHITPVHKLRHLSTLDLSDNRFSGGINKGIFMLPELSHVNVSVNRFTVFEVVEFSDKKSQLHTLDVHANRLHGHLPVNLVTYPNLTEINLGHNLFSGEIPSEYWSRLGFSWRNLNLEYNNLEGSVPRELNRTLEGVQGSFEHNCLICPKGLQLCHGQRTASECHGGDHN encoded by the coding sequence ATGGCCAGATTAGTTAACTCCATTTTCTTTACCTTCTTGTACATAAGTTTCATATACACACTTTCACCTTATGTCAATGCAACAACTTCACAATCTGATATTCAAGTTCTAGTAGCCATCAAGACGTCGATAGACCCTTTTTCAATAACCCCGGATTCCTTCCTTAGTAGTTGGGATTTCAACTTAGACCCTTGTGAGACAACTGGTGCAAGTTTCTTAGGCATTCTTTGCACAGTTCCTGATCAGGTAGACACTAATGCCACGAGCCGGATAATTGAGATTGATCTAGAAGGTGATGGACTAGAGGGGTTCTTGACATCGTCTATCGGGAACTTAACAGAACTTGTTACTCTCAATCTAGGTAGGAACAAGTTCAGAGGACCAGTGCCAGAGAGTATTACTAATTTGAGGAAACTCACAAGTCTTCAACTTTATGAGAATTTTTTCTCAGGTAGTCTTGTTGATGACATTGGTGTCCTTACaaaacttgaaactcttgatgTCTCGAATAACAGGCTATCTGGCTCAATCCCTTCCTCGATTACATCACTTAGAAGTTTAACGCGATTAGACCTGTCTAACAATGAATTCACTGGAAAAATTCCTCAACTCAACGGATTATGGCAACTCTCTTCATTTGACATTTCAAATAACCAAATTTATGGGAATTTACCACAATTCCCATTGAAGATCAAAACACTATCACTAAGCCACAACTTGTTATCAGGACACATTACCCCAGTGCATAAACTTAGACATTTAAGCACATTAGACCTTAGTGATAACAGATTTTCAGGAGGAATAAACAAAGGGATCTTCATGTTACCTGAATTAAGTCACGTAAACGTTTCAGTAAACCGTTTCACAGTGTTTGAGGTGGTAGAATTCTCTGATAAAAAATCACAGCTACACACGTTAGACGTACATGCTAATCGTCTACATGGTCATTTGCCTGTGAACTTGGTTACTTACCCAAACTTAACAGAAATAAACCTTGGACATAACCTGTTTTCGGGTGAGATTCCATCAGAGTATTGGTCAAGACTCGGATTTTCATGGAGAAATCTCAACTTGGAATATAATAACCTAGAGGGATCGGTGCCTCGAGAGCTCAACAGGACTTTAGAAGGGGTTCAGGGAAGTTTTGAACATAACTGTCTCATTTGTCCAAAGGGATTGCAGCTATGTCATGGACAGAGGACAGCTTCAGAATGTCATGGAGGAGACCATAATTAG